Proteins encoded together in one Hymenobacter monticola window:
- a CDS encoding protein adenylyltransferase SelO gives MSGSSLEQVPFENPFVEELRGEISGNKGSRQVPGYCYSLVQPTPVRAPRLLAWADELGEYLGIARPAEQGPAVDALAGNLVTASMKPFAARYGGHQFGNWAGQLGDGRAISLGQVRAVDGSPWEIQLKGAGPTPYSRRADGRAVLRSSLREFVCSEAMHALGVPTTRALSLVATGDAVVRDMFYNGNPQEEPGAIVARVAPTFIRFGNFQIMAALGEIDNLRARADYTLRHHYPELGAPGPDAYVRWFEEVARRTAVMVAHWMSVGFVHGVMNTDNMSILGITIDYGPYGWVEPYDPDWTPNTTDFGSRRYAFGQQPRVAMWNLMALAQALGPLLPDAQLLRNGLDVYANTLADTQHELMLRKLGLTAQFPDEDRALTEELPQALSEPEMDMTWFFRQLSHLAPALVAASGNEDALFAELIAKAAYSVAPDEDRNLLKWLHRYAARLRQETASADAIRAGMLAANPKYVLRNYLAQQAAQAAEAGDLSVLERLMHVLKTPFDEHPEHEALAAKRPDWARDKPGAATLSCSS, from the coding sequence ATGAGTGGTTCATCCCTAGAACAAGTCCCGTTTGAAAACCCGTTTGTTGAGGAGCTGCGGGGCGAAATCTCCGGCAACAAAGGCTCGCGGCAGGTGCCCGGCTACTGCTACTCCTTGGTGCAGCCTACGCCGGTGCGAGCCCCGCGCCTGTTGGCCTGGGCCGATGAGTTGGGCGAGTACCTGGGCATAGCCAGGCCGGCCGAGCAAGGCCCGGCGGTGGATGCCCTGGCCGGCAACCTCGTCACGGCTAGCATGAAGCCGTTTGCGGCGCGCTACGGCGGGCACCAGTTCGGCAACTGGGCAGGGCAGCTGGGCGACGGCCGCGCTATCTCGCTGGGCCAGGTGCGGGCGGTGGACGGCTCGCCTTGGGAGATTCAGCTGAAAGGCGCGGGGCCTACCCCCTACTCGCGCCGGGCCGACGGGCGGGCGGTGCTGCGTTCGTCGTTGCGGGAGTTTGTGTGCAGCGAGGCCATGCACGCCCTGGGGGTGCCCACCACGCGCGCGCTCAGCCTGGTGGCGACCGGCGATGCGGTGGTGCGCGACATGTTTTACAACGGCAACCCGCAGGAAGAGCCGGGCGCCATTGTGGCGCGGGTGGCGCCCACGTTCATTCGCTTCGGCAATTTCCAGATAATGGCGGCGCTGGGCGAAATCGACAACCTGCGCGCCCGGGCCGACTACACCCTGCGCCACCACTACCCCGAGCTGGGCGCACCCGGGCCCGACGCCTACGTGCGCTGGTTTGAGGAAGTGGCCCGGCGCACGGCCGTGATGGTGGCGCACTGGATGAGCGTAGGCTTCGTGCACGGCGTGATGAACACCGACAACATGTCCATTCTGGGCATCACCATCGACTACGGCCCCTACGGCTGGGTGGAGCCCTACGACCCCGACTGGACGCCCAACACCACCGACTTCGGCTCGCGCCGCTACGCTTTCGGCCAGCAGCCCCGCGTGGCCATGTGGAACCTCATGGCCCTGGCCCAGGCGCTGGGCCCACTGCTGCCCGATGCTCAGCTGCTGCGCAACGGCCTCGATGTGTACGCCAATACGCTGGCCGATACACAGCACGAGCTGATGCTGCGCAAGCTGGGCCTCACTGCTCAATTCCCTGACGAGGACCGCGCCCTGACGGAGGAGCTGCCCCAGGCATTGTCGGAGCCGGAAATGGACATGACGTGGTTTTTCCGGCAGCTTTCGCACCTAGCGCCCGCTTTGGTGGCGGCGTCGGGTAATGAGGATGCGCTGTTTGCGGAATTGATTGCGAAAGCGGCCTATTCCGTAGCGCCCGACGAGGACCGGAACCTGCTGAAATGGCTGCATCGCTACGCCGCCCGGCTGCGACAGGAAACAGCCAGCGCTGATGCCATTAGAGCAGGTATGCTGGCCGCCAATCCGAAGTATGTGCTGCGCAATTACCTCGCCCAACAAGCCGCCCAAGCAGCCGAGGCCGGGGACTTGTCGGTACTGGAACGGCTGATGCACGTGCTCAAAACGCCGTTTGATGAGCACCCCGAACACGAGGCCCTGGCAGCGAAGCGCCCCGACTGGGCCCGCGACAAGCCCGGCGCGGCTACGCTCTCGTGCAGCTCTTAG
- a CDS encoding pirin family protein has translation MLDLVIDARPAAIMPGFAVQRILPYRLRRMLGPFIFMDHAGPVNVAPAQMHSLDVLPHPHIGLSTVSYLFGGQVTHRDSLGVEQVIRPGEVNWMTAGSGIAHSERFEDPAALAGGALEMIQTWVALPEADEEQAPTFANYQPQELPIFTDTGVWMRLIAGDAFGLKNGVKTHSPLFYLHVVLEAGGRFGLPRGYPERGAYVAKGRVEVNGRVYTPGQLLVFTPGLDPVLVAQEPSTLMLLGGEPLGERFIWWNFVSSRRERIEQAKADWKAGRIVLPPNDNAEFVPLPDDRTRPAGTGGSPAPQALS, from the coding sequence ATGCTCGACCTTGTTATCGACGCCCGTCCGGCCGCCATCATGCCCGGGTTTGCGGTGCAGCGCATCCTCCCCTACCGCCTGCGGCGCATGCTGGGCCCGTTCATCTTCATGGACCACGCCGGCCCGGTGAACGTGGCCCCCGCTCAGATGCACAGCCTCGACGTGCTGCCGCACCCGCACATCGGCCTGAGCACGGTGAGCTACCTGTTTGGCGGGCAGGTGACGCACCGCGACAGCCTGGGCGTGGAGCAGGTCATTCGGCCCGGCGAGGTGAACTGGATGACGGCCGGCTCGGGCATTGCCCACTCCGAGCGGTTTGAGGACCCAGCCGCGCTGGCCGGCGGCGCCCTGGAGATGATTCAAACCTGGGTGGCCCTGCCCGAAGCCGACGAGGAGCAGGCGCCCACCTTCGCCAACTACCAGCCGCAGGAGCTGCCCATTTTCACCGATACGGGCGTGTGGATGCGGCTGATTGCGGGCGACGCTTTTGGGCTGAAAAACGGCGTTAAAACCCATTCACCGCTGTTTTACCTGCACGTGGTGCTGGAGGCGGGTGGGCGCTTCGGCCTGCCGCGCGGCTACCCCGAGCGCGGCGCGTACGTGGCCAAAGGCCGCGTGGAAGTGAACGGCCGCGTGTACACGCCCGGCCAGCTGCTGGTGTTCACGCCCGGCCTCGACCCGGTGCTGGTGGCTCAGGAGCCGAGCACGCTGATGCTGCTGGGCGGCGAGCCGCTGGGCGAGCGGTTTATCTGGTGGAACTTCGTGTCGTCGCGCCGCGAGCGGATAGAGCAGGCCAAAGCCGACTGGAAAGCAGGCCGCATTGTGCTGCCGCCCAACGACAACGCCGAATTTGTGCCCCTGCCCGACGACCGCACGCGGCCAGCCGGCACGGGCGGCTCGCCCGCGCCGCAGGCGCTGTCTTAA
- a CDS encoding T9SS type A sorting domain-containing protein: MQNFTLKLSFLLAFFFSAAAAMAQTITTVGIIGSATPITATNPTGWDASTPMTRTTATGNDWTITLNLTAGEVKFRADNAWTVNWGANTFPTGTGTQGGPNIPITTAGRYTVRFNSSTGAYQFSVAAAAKNSNDAVLKLAIAPNPASGTANVNYTLPTAGTATLTLQNTLGQTVRQFAPVRQGVGAQGQALPLTGIAAGLYLLRLETADVAQTTRLVVE; encoded by the coding sequence ATGCAAAACTTTACTCTTAAGTTGAGCTTTTTGCTCGCCTTCTTCTTCTCGGCTGCGGCAGCGATGGCGCAAACGATTACCACCGTCGGTATCATCGGCTCGGCTACGCCCATTACGGCCACCAACCCCACCGGCTGGGACGCCTCAACGCCAATGACCCGCACCACCGCGACCGGCAACGACTGGACCATTACCCTGAACCTGACTGCGGGCGAAGTAAAATTTCGCGCCGACAACGCCTGGACGGTGAACTGGGGCGCCAACACGTTCCCCACCGGCACGGGCACGCAAGGCGGCCCCAACATTCCCATCACCACCGCTGGCCGCTACACCGTGCGCTTCAACAGCTCGACGGGTGCCTACCAGTTCTCGGTGGCCGCTGCCGCTAAAAACAGCAACGACGCCGTGCTGAAACTCGCCATTGCCCCCAACCCGGCCAGCGGCACCGCCAACGTGAACTACACCCTCCCCACCGCCGGCACGGCCACCCTCACGCTGCAAAACACGCTGGGCCAGACGGTGCGCCAGTTTGCCCCGGTTCGCCAGGGTGTGGGCGCCCAGGGCCAGGCCCTGCCGCTGACCGGCATCGCCGCCGGCCTGTACCTGCTGCGCCTGGAAACCGCCGACGTGGCCCAAACCACGCGCTTGGTGGTAGAATAA
- a CDS encoding DoxX family protein, producing the protein MSFLATLDRLHAQATHNRWLRYFATFCRVALAAGFLPSGFVKIMGERFTSLSDNQPMGHYLEALSHTGYYYTYIGIAQMTAAVLLLIPGTAVLGAVLYFPIILNICILSLAVRFEGSLLTSPLMVVANVFLLCWYYDRLKYLLPFSPPPAAVALAVPERISQKFPKAFFAGSVALVALVVLLTRLFDVMPRNTLADCRSQFKGTRRTEAGAAFCDCIHQQGQPLDQALDAYRKAPDDAR; encoded by the coding sequence ATGTCCTTTTTAGCTACGCTCGACCGCCTGCACGCGCAGGCCACGCACAACCGCTGGCTGCGGTATTTTGCGACGTTCTGCCGGGTGGCGCTGGCGGCGGGGTTTCTGCCGTCGGGGTTCGTGAAAATAATGGGGGAGCGGTTCACTTCCCTGTCCGACAATCAACCCATGGGGCATTACCTCGAAGCCCTGTCGCACACCGGCTACTACTACACCTACATCGGCATTGCCCAGATGACAGCGGCCGTTTTGCTGCTCATTCCGGGCACGGCCGTGCTGGGAGCGGTGCTGTACTTCCCCATTATCCTCAATATTTGCATCCTGTCGTTGGCGGTGCGGTTTGAGGGTTCGCTCCTCACTTCGCCGTTGATGGTGGTAGCCAATGTGTTTCTGCTTTGCTGGTACTACGACCGGCTGAAATACCTGCTGCCCTTCAGCCCTCCGCCCGCAGCCGTAGCATTGGCCGTGCCGGAGCGCATCAGCCAGAAATTTCCCAAAGCCTTCTTTGCCGGGTCGGTGGCCCTGGTGGCGCTCGTAGTACTGCTGACCCGCTTGTTTGACGTGATGCCGCGCAATACGCTGGCCGATTGCCGGTCGCAATTCAAAGGCACTCGCCGGACCGAGGCCGGCGCCGCGTTTTGCGACTGCATTCACCAACAGGGCCAGCCACTCGACCAAGCCCTCGACGCCTACCGCAAAGCCCCCGACGACGCCCGTTAA
- a CDS encoding T9SS type B sorting domain-containing protein, with protein sequence MFYLYLRTVLLLIFGLGAGLHSATANHLAGGELTYRYLDATGPADRPFRYEITASVYYDQSSLPSGDPNIPLSFISKTDRSLLFTIPLLRTTNEYLPQLGVPGCIQQQQPDITLARYVTTVNLPAVAEGYTAVTIVRARSISVSNIQDPISQGMALFMDMTPGGLPNSSPVFSDRAVAQICFGDTSLELNNAYDADGDRLSYRLATPAGNFNNSLTLSPVVYASGYAATAPFGPTGFVALDARTGLARYRSLTQGAFLLAVDVSEYRYLNGREVLLGTVRRDIQVVVRMCTGPANQAPGFAATPAQRDYQITQGQTLSLPIRATDPEGQSLTLAVSSVLLDGAGPIQASVNGLPGDGSSTNAVGRVQVAGTGTVTANFQLQSSCALARPEPYDVIATATDDACNRKSAATVFRVTVLQPPSVVRVVGDSVVCATGVARYTAVGPPQASYQWAVEGGQVVGGATGQTLQVQWGRLGGVGTVSVRSSLGAGCFTASGAMVVAIEPGLAVSGPAVYCRKASTGLRYQVSGPARAYAWSISGGTIASGQGTNEVVVDVIPGATASLRVVSPLFPGCAGTAVQISPDNTCLAFYNVITPNGDGQNDVFTVENVERYPHTDLTVYNRWGRQVYHSANYGNTYGGEGASAGVYYYRCQLANGTAYKGWFEIVR encoded by the coding sequence ATGTTTTACTTATACCTGCGCACGGTTCTCCTGCTAATTTTTGGATTGGGCGCGGGGCTGCATTCGGCCACGGCCAACCACCTGGCGGGCGGCGAGCTGACGTACCGCTACCTCGACGCAACGGGCCCCGCAGACCGGCCTTTTCGCTACGAAATCACGGCGAGCGTCTACTACGACCAAAGCTCGCTGCCCAGCGGCGACCCCAACATTCCCCTGAGCTTTATTTCGAAAACCGACCGGTCGCTGCTCTTCACCATACCGCTGCTGCGCACCACCAACGAATACCTGCCCCAGCTGGGGGTGCCCGGGTGCATTCAGCAGCAGCAACCCGACATCACGCTGGCGCGGTACGTAACCACGGTGAACCTGCCAGCTGTGGCCGAGGGCTACACGGCCGTCACCATTGTGCGGGCGCGCTCCATCTCGGTCAGCAATATTCAGGACCCGATATCGCAGGGCATGGCGCTGTTTATGGATATGACGCCGGGCGGACTGCCCAACTCCTCCCCTGTTTTTTCGGACCGGGCCGTGGCACAGATTTGCTTCGGCGACACCAGCCTCGAGCTCAACAACGCCTACGACGCCGACGGCGACCGGCTAAGTTACCGCCTGGCCACCCCCGCGGGCAACTTCAACAACAGCCTGACCCTTAGCCCGGTGGTGTATGCCTCGGGCTACGCGGCTACGGCTCCATTCGGGCCCACCGGGTTTGTGGCCCTTGATGCGCGCACGGGTCTGGCCCGTTACCGCTCTCTCACGCAGGGCGCCTTTCTGCTGGCCGTGGACGTGAGCGAGTACCGCTACCTAAACGGCCGGGAAGTGCTGCTGGGCACGGTGCGGCGCGACATTCAGGTGGTTGTCCGGATGTGCACGGGCCCGGCTAACCAAGCCCCAGGCTTTGCCGCAACGCCGGCGCAACGCGACTACCAGATAACCCAGGGCCAAACCCTAAGCCTGCCCATCCGCGCCACCGACCCTGAGGGGCAGTCCCTTACCCTCGCCGTGAGCAGCGTGTTGCTCGACGGCGCAGGCCCCATTCAGGCCAGCGTGAACGGCCTGCCCGGCGACGGCAGCAGCACCAACGCCGTGGGCCGCGTGCAGGTGGCCGGCACGGGCACCGTCACGGCCAACTTCCAGCTGCAGAGCAGCTGCGCGCTGGCGCGCCCCGAACCCTACGACGTCATTGCCACCGCGACCGACGATGCCTGCAACCGCAAGTCCGCGGCTACGGTGTTCCGCGTCACGGTGCTGCAGCCCCCCAGCGTGGTGCGCGTGGTGGGCGACTCGGTGGTTTGCGCCACTGGCGTAGCGCGCTACACGGCCGTGGGGCCGCCCCAGGCCAGCTACCAGTGGGCAGTGGAAGGCGGCCAAGTGGTGGGCGGGGCAACGGGGCAAACGCTGCAGGTGCAATGGGGTCGCCTGGGCGGCGTGGGCACGGTATCAGTGCGCAGCTCGCTGGGGGCGGGCTGTTTCACAGCGTCGGGCGCCATGGTAGTGGCCATCGAGCCTGGGCTGGCCGTGAGTGGCCCCGCGGTGTATTGCCGCAAGGCCAGTACCGGCCTGCGCTACCAGGTGAGTGGCCCCGCCAGAGCCTATGCCTGGAGCATCAGCGGCGGCACCATTGCAAGCGGCCAAGGCACCAACGAAGTAGTCGTTGACGTGATTCCGGGGGCCACGGCCAGCCTGCGCGTGGTTTCTCCCCTGTTTCCGGGCTGCGCGGGCACCGCCGTCCAAATCAGCCCGGACAACACCTGCCTGGCTTTCTACAACGTCATCACCCCCAACGGCGATGGCCAGAATGACGTGTTCACCGTGGAAAACGTGGAGCGCTACCCCCACACCGACCTGACCGTTTACAACCGCTGGGGCCGGCAAGTGTACCATTCGGCAAACTACGGCAACACGTATGGCGGGGAAGGCGCCAGCGCCGGCGTGTACTACTACCGCTGCCAGCTGGCCAATGGCACCGCCTACAAAGGCTGGTTTGAGATAGTGCGCTAA